One segment of Brassica napus cultivar Da-Ae chromosome C3, Da-Ae, whole genome shotgun sequence DNA contains the following:
- the LOC111204294 gene encoding uncharacterized protein LOC111204294 translates to MASIAASPSFHSLSTFKSPNLSSTHLLPLSKNLTFRTRPIGNSRVCSFSAFTKQSRLGLMKLSCLGEGGGEDGVAIADEEQQQQQQQETVSVPVSPSDMLTMFFQADGTLNEAAIPNVTKALQDIDGVSNLKVQVSEGVAVVELSKQTTVQATGVASSLVETIQGAGFKLQTLNLSFEDEDEVLV, encoded by the exons ATGGCGTCGATTGCAGCATCTCCTAGCTTTCACTCGCTTTCAACATTCAAAAGCCCTAACCTTTCTTCGAcccatcttcttcctctatcGAAAAACCTCACCTTTCGAACCAGACCCATCGGGAACAGCAGAGTTTGCAGCTTTTCTGCGTTTACGAAACAGAGCCGCCTTGGGTTGATGAAGCTTTCGTGCCttggagaaggaggaggagaagacgGCGTTGCAATTGCAGATgaagagcaacaacaacaacaacagcaagagACTGTCTCTGTTCCTGTCTCTCCTTCAGACATGCTCACCATGTTCTTTCAG GCTGATGGAACTTTGAACGAAGCAGCTATTCCTAATGTCACAAAGGCCTTACAG GACATAGATGGAGTTTCCAACTTAAAAGTTCAAGTTTCTGAAGGTGTTGCCGTTGTTGAG cTTTCAAAGCAAACAACGGTTCAAGCAACAGGAGTGGCGTCAAGCTTGGTGGAGACTATACAAGGAGCTGGCTTTAAGTTACAAACTTTGAATCTGAGCTTTGAAGACGAAGACGAGGTTCTTGTCTAA
- the LOC111204293 gene encoding UDP-glycosyltransferase 90A1 codes for MAVSSPHHVVLCPYMSKGHTIPLLQFARLLLLRHRRVISPCDQSKEPTISITVFTTPQNHPFISNFLSDVSSSTKIISLPFPENIAGIPPGVETTDKLPSMSLFVPFTRATKSLQTLFEETLKNLPHVSFIVADGFLWWTLDSAAKLGIPSLAFYGMNNYASALFSSVYVHQLFTKQEIIKSETEPVTVPDFPWISVKKCEFSPIFTHPDRSGPEFELFMDQIVSTGKSRGVIVNSFYELESTFVDFRLRDSDGPKPWYIGPLCLVNPDKPESDKPSWIHWLDRKQEDKCPVLYLAFGTQTEISKEQLKEIALGLEDSKVNFLWVTRVDVEELTGELGFEKRVKDHGMIVRDWVDQWEILSHESVKGFLSHCGWNSAQESICTGVPLLAWPMMAEQPLNAKLVVEELKVGVRIETVDGSVEGLVTREELSRKVKELMDGDMGKTVRKNVKEYAEMAKEALAQGTGSSWKNLNSLLEKLCVSRETNDVNKLSSDN; via the exons atgGCAGTTTCATCACCTCATCACGTGGTTCTCTGCCCTTACATGTCAAAGGGCCACACCATCCCTCTCCTCCAATTCGcccgtctcctcctcctccgtcacCGCCGTGTCATCTCCCCCTGTGACCAAAGCAAAGAACCAACCATTTCCATCACCGTCTTCACCACACCACAAAACCACCCCTTCATCTCAAACTTCCTCTCCGACGTCTCATCATCCACCAAAATAATCTCCCTCCCTTTCCCGGAAAACATCGCCGGTATCCCTCCCGGCGTCGAGACCACCGACAAGCTCCCTTCCATGTCGCTCTTCGTGCCCTTCACGCGCGCAACAAAGTCTCTCCAGACTCTCTTCGAAGAAACACTCAAGAATCTTCCACACGTTTCTTTCATCGTCGCCGATGGGTTCCTCTGGTGGACGCTGGACTCCGCCGCTAAGCTCGGTATCCCGAGCCTCGCGTTCTACGGCATGAACAACTACGCGTCAGCTCTCTTCTCCTCCGTATACGTACACCAACTCTTTACTAAACAGGAAATTATTAAATCCGAAACCGAACCGGTTACTGTACCGGATTTCCCATGGATATCGGTTAAGAAGTGTGAGTTCTCACCTATTTTTACCCACCCGGATAGATCGGGTCCAGAGTTTGAGCTATTCATGGACCAGATAGTGTCCACGGGGAAAAGCCGTGGAGTCATAGTTAACAGTTTTTACGAGCTCGAATCAACGTTCGTTGACTTCCGGCTCCGTGATAGCGATGGCCCCAAACCGTGGTATATTGGACCTTTGTGTTTGGTGAATCCAGATAAACCGGAAAGTGATAAACCGAGTTGGATTCATTGGTTGGACCGGAAACAAGAGGACAAATGTCCGGTTTTATATTTGGCGTTTGGAACGCAGACGGAGATTTCAAAAGAGCAGCTCAAGGAAATAGCATTAGGGTTAGAAGATTCCAAG GTTAACTTCTTGTGGGTCACGAGAGTGGACGTGGAGGAATTGActggagaattagggttcgaaaAGAGAGTGAAAGATCATGGGATGATTGTGAGAGATTGGGTGGATCAATGGGAGATATTGTCACATGAAAGTGTCAAAGGGTTTTTGAGTCATTGCGGATGGAACTCGGCGCAAGAGAGTATTTGCACTGGAGTTCCGTTGCTGGCTTGGCCAATGATGGCTGAACAGCCACTCAATGCGAAGTTGGTAGTGGAAGAGCTAAAGGTTGGTGTAAGGATCGAAACGGTAGATGGAAGTGTGGAAGGGCTAGTGACAAGAGAAGAACTTAGTCGAAAG GTTAAAGAGTTAATGGATGGAGATATGGGGAAGACTGTGAGGAAGAATGTGAAAGAATATGCAGAAATGGCGAAAGAAGCTTTGGCTCAAGGGACTGGTTCGTCTTGGAAGAATTTAAATTCACTCCTTGAAAAACTGTGTGTGAGTAGAGAGACTAATGATGTTAATAAATTGTCAAGCGATAACTAG
- the LOC111204296 gene encoding senescence-associated carboxylesterase 101 — protein MDSSSLKCLELGELVLNSGLLHKSWNRISEVYESTHQNQDSGLQIKIYQEAIHTVVVFVAPSIRKNTPLNSASTLLSGPQDQNPFHFLCSEKISSFSIHTPTNQLFNSAYKNDLIQLKSELLGLLKSKKHVIITGTAIGGSVASLFTLWLLETVEPKLKRPLCITFGSPLIGDASLQQILENSLRSSCFLHVADATQTPITQGFKPFGTFLICFDSEYICIDDPDAVTELLGSTAYTDILSWRDYGRVLDRLTQQEAGDSKLMIDEDVISRMAERAEKTKQRFDQLKKLNEIKISMIFLEWYKKKSKMEKTGYYDRFKTHVACPVSPFDMDIEKRKRELNDYWISLVEEVEKKPQSRKALLKTRSLYSGNNYKRMVEPLDIAECYLSGRTGYRASGRARHYDVLEKWFKAEGLEPARCEKRDLSDLLTFDSCFWSEVEEAMLVINTMKTKVVGRDVLMEKLVRFEEYVWDMIRKREVSPEIFLEGSSFMKWWREYKEIRGFSSSRSDFTEFMNNRMYESYGQAC, from the exons ATGGATTCCTCTTCACT aaaatgtttgGAGCTTGGGGAGCTTGTGTTGAACTCCggtctcttacacaaatcatggaATAGGATCTCTGAGGTATACGAATCAACCCATCAAAATCAAGATTCAGGTCTACAAATCAAGATTTACCAAGAAGCCATACACACAGTCGTGGTTTTCGTCGCGCCATCGATCCGCAAAAACACCCCATTGAACTCTGCTTCCACTCTTCTTTCCGGGCCACAAGACCAGAATCCCTTTCATTTTCTATGTTCGGAGAAGATCTCCTCGTTCTCCATTCACACACCTACTAATCAGCTTTTTAACTCTGCATACAAGAATGATCTCATTCAGCTCAAATCAGAG TTGCTCGGTTTGCTCAAGTCCAAGAAACATGTCATCATAACCGGAACTGCGATAGGAGGATCGGTCGCATCTCTCTTTACGCTATGGCTTCTAGAGACAGTCGAGCCAAAACTAAAACGTCCCTTGTGCATCACGTTTGGCTCGCCTTTAATCGGAGACGCTTCTCTACAACAAATCCTCGAGAACTCCTTGAGGAGTTCATGTTTCCTTCACGTGGCTGATGCTACACAAACTCCCATAACGCAAGGTTTCAAGCCTTTTGGAACGTTCTTGATTTGTTTCGACTCCGAATATATTTGCATCGATGATCCTGATGCCGTCACGGAGTTGCTAGGGAGTACTGCTTATACGGATATACTAAGCTGGAGAGACTACGGACGAGTTCTTGATCGTCTAACTCAACAGGAGGCGGGGGATTCAAAACTTATGATCGATGAAGACGTTATAAGTCGCATGGCAGAACGTGCTGAGAAGACGAAGCAGCGTTTTGATCAGCTTAAGAAGCTAAACGAGATTAAAATATCAATGATATTTTTAGAGTGGTACAAAAAGAAGAGCAAGATGGAAAAAACAGGTTACTACGATCGGTTCAAGACACACGTGGCGTGTCCTGTTTCACCGTTCGATATGGATATAGAGAAGCGCAAAAGAGAGCTAAACGATTACTGGATATCATTGGTtgaagaagtggagaagaagCCTCAGAGTAGAAAAGCGCTTCTCAAGACTCGGTCTCTCTACTCCGGGAACAATTACAAACGTATGGTCGAGCCGTTAGACATTGCTGAGTGTTACCTAAGTGGTCGGACAGGGTACAGAGCCTCGGGAAGGGCGCGACACTATGATGTGCTTGAGAAATGGTTTAAGGCTGAAGGGCTAGAACCGGCTAGATGTGAGAAGAGAGATTTGAGTGATCTTTTGACgtttgattcttgtttctgGTCTGAAGTTGAGGAAGCTATGCTTGTAATAAATACTATGAAAACAAAAGTGGTGGGGAGAGATGTGTTGATGGAGAAACTCGTGAGGTTTGAGGAGTACGTGTGGGATATGATCAGAAAACGTGAGGTTTCGCCGGAGATTTTTTTGGAGGGAAGCAGTTTCATGAAGTGGTGGAGAGAGTACAAGGAGATCAGAGGCTTTAGTTCTTCACGTTCAGACTTCACTGAGTTTATGAACAATAGGATGTACGAGAGTTATGGTCAAGCCTGCTGA
- the LOC111204295 gene encoding gibberellin-regulated protein 14, which yields MALSLLLVFTFLQVFTNVSLPTSPTSPAIKPPSPSYKPPSFPTTPIKPPTITPPVKPPTTPVPPTSPPTYKPPTVKPPTTTPVKPPPVQPPYKPPTPPVKPPTLSPVKPPPAYKPPTPTVKPPTTPSVQPPMYKPPTPPVKPPTIPPVKPPTAPVKPTPIPPYKAPPVKPTPPPPAKPPVNPIPSPPVNAPPVKPPSKPPTPPPVRPRINCVSLCGTRCGQHSRKNVCMRACVTCCYRCKCVPPGTYGNKEKCGACYVNMKTRGGRPKCP from the exons ATGGCTCTCTCGCTTCTTTTAGTCTTCACCTTTCTTCAAGTCTTTACCAAT GTTTCTTTACCTACGTCACCGACGTCCCCGGCAATCAAACCACCGTCTCCGTCATACAAGCCACCATCATTTCCTACTACTCCGATTAAACCACCGACCATTACACCACCAGTCAAACCCCCAACCACTCCGGTTCCACCCACATCACCACCTACGTACAAACCTCCAACTGTTAAACCACCTACAACAACACCAGTTAAACCACCACCGGTTCAACCACCTTACAAACCCCCAACTCCACCGGTTAAGCCACCAACGTTATCACCAGTCAAACCACCACCTGCCTACAAACCCCCTACACCAACGGTTAAACCACCAACAACACCATCGGTTCAACCACCTATGTACAAACCCCCAACGCCACCTGTTAAGCCACCCACGATACCACCAGTCAAACCACCTACAGCGCCGGTTAAACCAACCCCAATACCTCCATATAAGGCACCACCGGTCAAACCAACCCCACCACCGCCAGCTAAACCACCAGTCAACCCAATCCCATCACCTCCGGTCAATGCACCACCTGTTAAGCCACCGTCCAAACCTCCGACACCGCCTCCCGTTAGACCTCGGATTA ATTGCGTGTCTTTATGTGGGACTCGATGTGGCCAACACTCAAGGAAGAACGTATGTATGAGAGCGTGCGTCACGTGCTGCTACCGCTGCAAGTGCGTTCCTCCTGGCACGTACGGTAATAAGGAGAAGTGTGGAGCTTGTTACGTCAACATGAAGACACGTGGTGGCAGACCCAAGTGTCCTTAA
- the LOC106417090 gene encoding pyrroline-5-carboxylate reductase-like → MGHVMCTCTLQHFVTFNLKPVATQIRYFPMEKHQIPMEYLTVGFIGAGKMAESIARGIVASGVLPPHHISTAVHSNPDRHEVFQSFGVNVFSSNEEVVEESDVVIFSVKPQVVKKAITELRSKLTKDKLLVSVAAGITLKDLQEWSGQDRFIRVMPNTPAAVGEGASVMSLGTAASEEDGALVAKLFGSVGKMFKADEKMFDAVTGLSGSGPAYIFLAIEALADGGVAAGLPRELALGLASQTVLGAATMVSKTGKHPGVLKDDVTSPGGTTIAGVHELEKGSFRATLMNAVVAAANRSRELSQS, encoded by the exons ATGGGCCACGTGATGTGCACGTGCACGCTTCAACACTTTGTCACTTTTAACTTGAAACCAGTGGCAACCCAAATCCGTTACTTTCCGATGGAGAAACATCAGATACCGATGGAGTACTTGACGGTTGGGTTCATCGGAGCTGGAAAGATGGCGGAGAGCATAGCCAGAGGTATCGTCGCCTCTGGTGTGCTTCCTCCGCATCATATCTCAACCGCCGTTCACTCGAATCCCGATCGCCATGAAGTCTTCCAATCCTTTGGCGTCAATGTCTTCTCCAGTAATGAAGAA GTCGTTGAAGAAAGCGATGTTGTGATTTTCTCTGTGAAACCTCAAGTTG TTAAGAAGGCCATCACGGAGTTAAGGTCTAAGCTCACGAAGGATAAGCTTCTGGTTTCAGTTGCAGCTGGAATTACGCTGAAAGATCTACAG GAATGGTCTGGCCAAGATCGGTTCATAAGGGTGATGCCTAACACACCAGCAGCAGTTGGTGAGGGAGCTTCAG TAATGAGCCTCGGAACAGCGGCAAGTGAAGAAGATGGAGCACTTGTTGCTAAGTTGTTTGGCTCGGTGGGGAAGATGTTTAAAGCCGATGAGAAAATGTTTGATGCTGTTACTGGTCTCAG TGGAAGTGGACCAGCATACATATTCTTAGCCATTGAAGCTTTAGCTGATGGGGGAGTAGCTGCTGGTTTACCCCGAGAACTCGCACTTGGCTTAGCTTCACAAACG GTTCTTGGAGCTGCAACCATGGTGAGCAAGACAGGGAAGCATCCAGGTGTGTTGAAAGATGATGTTACTTCACCAGGCGGAACTACTATAGCCGGAGTTCATGAACTAGAGAAGGGTTCTTTCCGTGCAACACTTATGAATGCTGTTGTTGCTGCAGCTAATCGAAGCCGCGAGCTCTCGCAGAGCTGA